Proteins from one Acetoanaerobium noterae genomic window:
- a CDS encoding epoxyqueuosine reductase, whose amino-acid sequence MIDIINQENIDQYTIINVNSIKDSLDKFSFYLEERKLLGVQLDLEEQNLGSRLKLDINNKPASSIICIFFPYLTESHSFDSNISVSAQGIDYHIWAKDKLKRIVQKLQIKYPNSTFSIQVDNGPLNERFFALESGLGYKGINNMVINEVYGSYGFIGLIVTDLVLKEKRLPKKNCINCGKCIEYCPGKALNYKNGFIGQRCASYLTQKKTELSDSEIAILKKSNKVYGCDICQIVCPHNRDIKKSQEIDDVMKRLNLNDIASLSNKEFKKNYGNRAFAWRGKNILVRNFNIIGD is encoded by the coding sequence ATGATTGATATAATAAACCAGGAAAATATAGATCAATATACTATTATAAACGTAAATTCAATAAAAGATAGTCTTGATAAATTCAGCTTTTATCTTGAAGAAAGAAAATTATTAGGAGTTCAATTGGACCTTGAAGAGCAAAATTTAGGCTCAAGGCTAAAATTAGATATAAATAATAAACCTGCAAGTAGTATAATATGTATATTTTTCCCTTATCTTACAGAAAGTCATAGCTTCGATTCTAATATTTCCGTATCCGCTCAAGGTATAGATTATCATATTTGGGCAAAAGACAAGCTAAAAAGAATTGTGCAAAAACTTCAAATAAAATATCCAAATAGCACTTTTTCTATTCAAGTTGACAATGGACCACTAAATGAGAGATTTTTTGCTTTGGAATCAGGCTTAGGCTATAAAGGGATTAATAATATGGTAATAAATGAAGTGTATGGAAGCTATGGCTTCATAGGTCTAATCGTCACGGACTTAGTGTTAAAGGAGAAGAGGCTTCCTAAAAAAAATTGTATTAATTGTGGAAAATGCATAGAATATTGTCCCGGAAAGGCTTTAAATTATAAAAATGGTTTTATTGGTCAAAGATGTGCTTCTTATCTTACTCAAAAGAAAACAGAGCTAAGTGATAGTGAAATTGCTATTTTAAAAAAAAGTAATAAAGTATATGGATGTGATATTTGCCAAATAGTATGCCCTCACAATAGAGATATAAAAAAATCTCAAGAAATTGATGATGTTATGAAACGACTTAATCTAAATGATATTGCCAGCTTAAGTAATAAAGAGTTTAAAAAAAATTATGGAAATAGAGCTTTTGCATGGAGAGGCAAAAATATATTAGTGAGGAATTTTAATATTATTGGAGATTGA
- a CDS encoding sugar phosphate isomerase/epimerase family protein, whose product MIGISALSYDLEQKISLFHEYKDIEFIEYGIDESKDIEALNHHMSKKENKDIKISIHLPLKTNLVEDIGFLRDANFNYVRNIIREVSYLKPLYFNTHLGNVFYGKYTSNYKKYIQKANEFIQRLLVEFPNINIYTENVYSFLNQASSDLCAVGTKPIEFMDLFEIANNKSLGFCFDLGHALIQDEDFSNVIKNYNSMLHFNLNDKTSDQHLGLSKTGKYTKKIFYELIDKYGFSYIVLELDSSKAKETIEILELNKL is encoded by the coding sequence ATGATAGGAATTAGTGCTTTGAGTTACGATTTAGAACAAAAGATTAGTTTGTTTCATGAATACAAGGATATAGAATTTATTGAATATGGGATAGATGAATCTAAAGATATTGAAGCTTTGAACCATCATATGAGCAAAAAAGAAAATAAAGATATAAAAATCAGCATCCATTTGCCATTGAAAACTAACCTTGTAGAAGATATAGGGTTTCTTAGAGATGCCAATTTTAACTATGTTAGGAATATTATTAGAGAGGTTAGCTATTTGAAACCTCTCTATTTTAATACTCATTTAGGAAATGTATTTTATGGTAAATATACTTCAAATTATAAAAAATATATCCAAAAAGCAAATGAGTTTATTCAAAGACTATTAGTAGAATTTCCTAATATAAATATCTACACAGAAAATGTTTATAGTTTTTTAAATCAAGCTAGCAGTGATTTATGTGCTGTTGGTACTAAGCCTATAGAATTCATGGATTTGTTTGAAATAGCGAATAATAAATCGTTAGGGTTCTGTTTTGACCTAGGGCACGCATTGATTCAAGATGAAGATTTTAGCAATGTGATTAAAAACTATAATTCCATGCTTCATTTTAACTTAAATGATAAAACCTCAGATCAGCATTTAGGGCTTTCAAAAACGGGTAAATATACAAAAAAAATTTTTTATGAGCTTATAGATAAGTATGGTTTTAGTTATATAGTTTTAGAACTAGATAGTTCAAAAGCGAAGGAAACTATAGAAATTTTAGAATTAAATAAACTCTAA
- a CDS encoding histidine phosphatase family protein — MAVIYLIRHAQTVDNLSKKFSGYTDCKISDFGFLQLEKLSDKMKNIKVDYVYSSPLERATLTGNSFSNNLITCDNLIEMNFGDFEGLTLEEIKDKNPEEVSKLFKHGFEYKFPNGESLIDFHDRVKACFYDIVSQNHDNRIAIVSHSGTIRCILSEIIGESYKYHWNFQIDNCSISKITYDEGFGVINYMNDTNHLRCLND, encoded by the coding sequence ATGGCAGTTATTTATTTAATAAGACATGCTCAAACAGTAGACAACTTAAGTAAAAAATTTTCTGGGTATACTGATTGCAAAATTAGTGACTTTGGATTTTTACAGTTAGAAAAGCTATCTGACAAGATGAAAAATATAAAAGTCGATTATGTTTATTCTTCTCCTCTTGAAAGAGCTACTTTAACAGGAAACTCATTTTCAAATAACCTTATAACTTGTGATAATCTAATTGAAATGAATTTTGGAGATTTTGAGGGCTTAACTTTAGAAGAAATAAAAGATAAAAATCCTGAGGAGGTTTCAAAGCTATTTAAGCATGGTTTTGAATACAAGTTTCCAAATGGAGAGAGTTTGATAGATTTTCACGATAGAGTTAAAGCTTGTTTTTATGATATTGTGTCACAAAATCATGACAACAGAATAGCAATAGTTTCTCATTCTGGTACGATTAGATGTATTTTATCTGAAATTATTGGTGAGTCATATAAATATCACTGGAATTTCCAAATAGATAATTGCAGCATTTCTAAAATAACTTATGATGAAGGTTTTGGAGTAATTAATTATATGAATGATACAAATCACTTGAGGTGCTTAAATGATTAA
- the cobU gene encoding bifunctional adenosylcobinamide kinase/adenosylcobinamide-phosphate guanylyltransferase: protein MHKVILVTGGARSGKSYFAEQLCKNIGEKVSYLATSEAFDDEMKARVAKHKEQRPSSWKTYEAFENLKDLVPDMSSSSDTVILDCLTVMANNLIFHSDVDVENATQAEIDSLEKRIQEELVSFILALKYNKLNLVMVTNELGMGIVPENKLSRIYRDIIGRINQVAARYSDEVYFVVSGISQKIKG from the coding sequence ATGCATAAAGTTATTTTAGTCACAGGAGGAGCTAGGTCTGGGAAAAGCTATTTTGCAGAGCAGCTATGTAAAAATATTGGTGAAAAGGTTTCTTATCTTGCTACAAGTGAAGCCTTCGATGATGAGATGAAGGCAAGAGTAGCGAAGCATAAGGAGCAAAGACCATCATCTTGGAAAACCTATGAAGCCTTCGAAAATCTTAAAGATCTGGTTCCAGATATGTCAAGTAGTTCAGATACAGTTATTTTAGATTGCCTTACTGTTATGGCAAATAACTTAATATTTCATTCTGATGTAGATGTTGAAAATGCAACACAAGCAGAAATAGATTCATTAGAAAAAAGAATTCAGGAAGAGTTAGTATCATTTATTTTAGCTCTAAAATACAACAAGCTTAATTTAGTTATGGTTACGAATGAGCTAGGGATGGGGATAGTTCCAGAAAATAAATTATCTAGAATATATAGAGATATTATTGGAAGGATAAATCAGGTGGCTGCTAGATATAGCGATGAAGTATATTTTGTTGTTTCTGGAATAAGTCAGAAAATAAAGGGGTAA
- the nth gene encoding endonuclease III gives MSKYNIIVKTLLDTYPDAKCELEYKTPYELLVATVLSAQSTDVRVNIVTKELFKNFNTPEKILKLGEEKLMEYIKSIGFYNVKSKNIIALSHLLIQNYDSQVPDEMDELLKLPGVGRKTANVVLSNCFGVPAIAVDTHVFRVSTRLGFSDKKDPLQVEQDLMKKISKKYWTDAHHAFIFHGRRICKARNPMCELCSVQSYCKFYKKKKG, from the coding sequence ATGAGTAAGTATAATATTATTGTAAAGACATTACTTGATACTTATCCTGATGCAAAATGTGAGCTTGAATATAAAACACCTTACGAGCTATTGGTGGCTACTGTTTTAAGTGCTCAATCGACGGATGTAAGAGTCAATATTGTTACAAAAGAGCTTTTTAAAAACTTTAATACTCCTGAAAAAATTCTTAAGCTAGGAGAAGAAAAATTGATGGAGTACATAAAAAGTATAGGCTTTTATAATGTCAAATCAAAAAATATAATTGCATTATCACATTTGCTGATACAAAATTATGACAGTCAAGTGCCAGATGAAATGGATGAACTTTTAAAACTACCTGGTGTGGGAAGGAAAACTGCAAATGTAGTACTTAGCAATTGCTTTGGAGTTCCTGCTATAGCAGTGGATACTCATGTTTTTAGAGTGTCTACAAGACTGGGCTTCTCTGATAAAAAGGACCCTCTTCAAGTTGAACAAGATTTAATGAAGAAAATATCGAAAAAATACTGGACCGATGCTCATCATGCATTTATTTTTCATGGAAGAAGGATTTGTAAGGCAAGGAATCCAATGTGTGAGCTATGTTCAGTACAAAGCTATTGTAAATTTTATAAAAAGAAAAAGGGGTAG
- a CDS encoding DegV family protein — translation MVKIITDSVSDIPKEYIDRYDIKVLPLKVIFGDEVYRDGIDIDTKTMFDRLKSTNEYPTTSQVTPAEFEQEFSEVVNSGNEVICITMSSALSGTYNSALIASREFDAAKIRVIDSKAITLGYGMIVIEAAKMASNGVGINDIESRVRDLVNNMEYLIIFDTLEYIYKGGRISKSQYMMSNLLNIKVIMTMKDGQVVAREKVRGRKKAIKYIIDYIEKNESTLDGRVIGMNHANDESYLEELKEAVLSKYLPSETIYSEVGCTVAAYSGLSAVALYYEKIKK, via the coding sequence ATGGTTAAAATAATTACTGACAGCGTTTCAGATATCCCAAAAGAGTATATTGATAGGTACGATATAAAGGTATTACCATTGAAGGTTATTTTTGGGGATGAAGTTTATAGAGATGGAATAGATATAGATACAAAGACCATGTTTGATAGACTAAAAAGCACAAATGAATATCCAACAACTTCTCAAGTTACTCCAGCAGAGTTTGAGCAAGAATTCAGCGAAGTTGTAAATTCAGGCAATGAAGTAATATGTATCACTATGTCATCAGCTCTTAGTGGAACCTATAATAGTGCATTAATTGCGAGCCGTGAATTTGACGCAGCTAAAATAAGAGTTATAGATTCAAAAGCAATAACTCTTGGCTATGGGATGATAGTTATTGAGGCAGCAAAGATGGCAAGTAATGGTGTAGGGATTAATGATATAGAATCAAGAGTTAGAGACTTAGTTAATAACATGGAGTATCTAATTATTTTTGATACTCTTGAATATATATATAAGGGTGGAAGAATCAGCAAATCGCAGTATATGATGAGCAACCTTTTGAACATCAAGGTCATAATGACTATGAAAGATGGCCAAGTTGTAGCAAGGGAAAAAGTTAGAGGAAGAAAAAAAGCAATAAAATATATTATTGATTACATCGAAAAAAATGAATCTACTCTAGATGGAAGAGTAATAGGCATGAATCATGCTAATGATGAAAGCTATTTGGAAGAGCTAAAAGAAGCTGTTTTATCAAAGTACCTGCCATCAGAAACTATTTATTCCGAGGTAGGATGTACAGTAGCAGCCTATTCTGGGCTTAGTGCAGTAGCTCTATATTACGAAAAAATAAAAAAATAA
- a CDS encoding winged helix-turn-helix domain-containing protein — translation MKDIMVLRELEEIKAVSHPYRVEILEAFAEEPLSAKQLSEILGEPHAKINYHIKILLGAGILELVEERVKSGIIEKYYLPKAKMVVIDKSILNFPISDSVAQTINQASLSLFEKVSEDYYRAAETNEVGTKHLRHYNEYYVTEDEAKEIMNELEKRLIELLDGKQKKPEKEGTRPYNFATLAIPDVRKEKKKKSKG, via the coding sequence ATGAAAGATATAATGGTATTAAGAGAATTAGAAGAGATTAAAGCTGTCTCACATCCTTATAGAGTTGAGATTTTAGAAGCATTTGCTGAAGAACCACTTTCTGCTAAGCAATTATCAGAAATTTTAGGAGAACCTCATGCAAAAATCAATTATCACATTAAAATTTTACTTGGAGCTGGGATATTAGAACTAGTGGAAGAAAGAGTGAAATCTGGGATAATTGAAAAATATTATTTACCAAAAGCTAAAATGGTAGTAATAGATAAAAGTATCTTAAACTTTCCAATTAGCGATTCAGTGGCCCAAACAATAAATCAAGCATCTCTTTCTTTGTTTGAGAAAGTAAGTGAAGATTATTATAGAGCAGCTGAGACAAATGAAGTTGGAACAAAGCACCTTAGACATTACAATGAGTATTATGTTACTGAGGATGAAGCAAAAGAAATTATGAATGAACTGGAAAAGAGACTTATAGAACTGCTAGATGGGAAGCAAAAGAAGCCAGAAAAAGAAGGTACAAGACCGTATAACTTTGCTACACTAGCAATCCCAGATGTTAGAAAAGAAAAAAAGAAAAAATCAAAGGGCTAA
- the trmL gene encoding tRNA (uridine(34)/cytosine(34)/5-carboxymethylaminomethyluridine(34)-2'-O)-methyltransferase TrmL → MALNIVLVEPEIPQNTGNIIRTCACINARLHLIKPMGFSMDEKQLKRAGLDYMDLVSINYYDSFEELIEDKDINKFYFFTTKAKKNHTEATYEDESYIVFGKETKGLSQEILSLNPNNNVRIPMLNMDRVRSLNLSNSVAIAAYEAIRQIDYKELR, encoded by the coding sequence TTGGCTTTAAATATTGTGTTAGTAGAACCGGAAATACCACAAAATACTGGAAATATTATAAGAACCTGTGCTTGCATAAATGCGAGATTACATTTAATTAAACCCATGGGCTTCTCTATGGATGAAAAGCAGCTTAAAAGAGCAGGGCTTGATTATATGGACTTAGTTTCAATTAATTATTATGATTCTTTCGAAGAGCTAATAGAAGATAAGGATATTAATAAATTCTATTTTTTTACAACAAAAGCTAAAAAGAATCATACAGAGGCTACATATGAAGATGAAAGCTATATTGTTTTTGGGAAAGAAACCAAGGGGTTATCTCAAGAAATATTATCGCTTAATCCAAATAACAATGTTAGAATCCCAATGCTTAATATGGACAGAGTGAGGTCTTTAAACTTATCTAACTCAGTAGCAATAGCAGCATATGAAGCAATAAGACAAATTGATTATAAAGAATTAAGATAG
- a CDS encoding VanW family protein gives MKKVGIILVISFILIATSAAMYLNSLTQDNFIYPGISINGVDVSGLTVTQAKEVLQDRIKVGKVSFTHNEKKWNYDLKELGFEYDYDSSIDEAFKIGRSDNILENWITVLKLNNNKQINLELSRTDKYENFDEIFSKIKSEVDRQAVDADISINTAISITPEQDGYEVDIDKLKNLLITELKDKNEDIIIEVPVKVTQASVKREQLSSINGIIGEFTTTFNAKVAGRSTNIRLASSKVDSVLLMPGQEFSFNNATGKITLAAGYKNAPVIVKGELQEGVGGGVCQVSTTLYNSVLYAGLDVVQRRAHSIPSSYVSIGRDAAVAYGSLDFVFRNSHDYPVYIKAFVSGNKVTARIYGDTTKHKNKTLSSQVVEQIPRQVKYVNDPTLPLGKEVIDDPGRDGIKSVTYENVDGQTKVVSRDHYPAKTKVIKVGTGPAEAPAVNLNPEAINESVNTQNQENTIIDSIFGGR, from the coding sequence GTGAAAAAAGTTGGCATTATATTAGTAATAAGCTTTATACTGATTGCTACATCTGCTGCTATGTACCTTAATAGTTTGACACAAGATAATTTCATTTATCCTGGGATTTCAATTAATGGCGTAGATGTCAGTGGGCTTACCGTAACACAAGCAAAAGAGGTTCTGCAAGACAGAATTAAAGTAGGGAAAGTTAGCTTTACCCATAATGAAAAAAAATGGAATTATGATTTGAAAGAGCTGGGATTTGAGTATGATTATGATAGCTCAATTGATGAAGCATTTAAAATTGGTCGTAGTGATAATATACTAGAAAATTGGATAACTGTTTTAAAGCTAAATAATAATAAACAAATTAATTTGGAATTATCGAGAACTGATAAATATGAGAATTTTGATGAAATATTTTCTAAAATTAAATCAGAGGTAGATCGTCAAGCAGTTGATGCAGACATCTCTATAAATACTGCTATATCTATTACTCCAGAACAAGACGGCTACGAAGTGGACATAGATAAGCTAAAAAATTTATTAATAACAGAATTAAAAGATAAAAACGAAGATATTATAATTGAAGTGCCTGTTAAGGTAACTCAAGCCAGTGTAAAAAGAGAGCAATTATCATCAATTAATGGAATAATAGGAGAATTTACTACAACCTTCAATGCTAAGGTAGCAGGAAGAAGCACAAATATAAGATTGGCATCTAGCAAAGTGGATTCCGTCCTTCTAATGCCAGGTCAAGAATTTAGCTTTAACAATGCCACCGGAAAAATAACATTGGCAGCAGGATATAAAAATGCTCCTGTAATTGTAAAGGGAGAGTTACAAGAGGGAGTAGGTGGAGGAGTATGTCAGGTTTCAACTACTTTATACAACTCTGTTTTATATGCAGGACTTGATGTAGTTCAAAGAAGAGCTCATTCTATACCTTCTAGCTACGTATCTATAGGACGAGATGCAGCTGTAGCCTATGGCTCGCTTGATTTTGTATTTAGAAATTCTCATGATTACCCAGTGTATATAAAAGCTTTCGTTTCTGGCAATAAAGTTACAGCTAGGATATATGGAGATACAACCAAGCATAAAAATAAGACTTTGTCATCACAAGTTGTAGAGCAGATTCCTAGACAAGTAAAATATGTCAATGATCCAACCTTGCCGCTAGGTAAAGAAGTAATTGATGACCCAGGTAGAGATGGGATAAAATCAGTGACATATGAAAATGTTGATGGTCAAACAAAAGTTGTGTCTAGAGATCATTATCCAGCCAAAACCAAGGTTATTAAAGTCGGTACTGGACCAGCAGAGGCTCCAGCAGTAAATTTAAACCCAGAGGCAATAAATGAATCTGTAAATACACAAAATCAAGAAAATACAATAATAGATTCTATTTTTGGAGGAAGATAA
- a CDS encoding Cof-type HAD-IIB family hydrolase, which translates to MIKLIVSDMDGTLLNSSKKISQKTSQAIKFAKTMGVDFTLATGRMYSSAAIFARQLNIDKPIIACNGALIKRHTSNEVLYEKSINYKTADLLYKVLEECGLYYHMYTQDRFFTKELKYTSLSYWNNNKTASDEDKIDIEVIEDFSNVCTEDYGILKFVAIEDEHPEKLLKARAMLADIEGLELSQSWHNNLEIMSENISKGNALKILAKECNISLSEIMAIGDQHNDISMIVEAGIGVAMDNAEQNVKKYANLVTSSNDEDGVAKAIMNLFK; encoded by the coding sequence ATGATTAAATTAATAGTAAGTGATATGGATGGAACTTTACTAAATTCATCAAAAAAAATATCTCAAAAAACGAGTCAAGCTATAAAGTTTGCTAAAACAATGGGAGTTGACTTTACATTAGCCACTGGAAGAATGTATTCTTCAGCAGCAATATTTGCAAGGCAACTTAATATAGATAAACCTATAATTGCATGTAACGGAGCTTTGATAAAAAGACATACAAGCAATGAAGTTCTTTATGAGAAGAGCATAAACTATAAAACCGCTGATTTACTTTATAAAGTATTAGAAGAATGTGGATTGTATTATCATATGTACACTCAGGATAGATTCTTTACGAAGGAACTTAAATATACCTCATTAAGCTACTGGAATAATAATAAGACTGCTTCAGATGAGGATAAAATTGACATAGAAGTAATTGAAGATTTTTCTAATGTATGCACAGAAGATTACGGGATATTAAAGTTTGTTGCCATAGAAGATGAGCATCCAGAAAAATTGCTAAAAGCTAGAGCAATGTTAGCAGATATAGAGGGCTTAGAATTAAGTCAATCTTGGCATAATAATTTAGAGATAATGTCAGAAAATATTTCTAAAGGAAATGCACTTAAGATTTTAGCAAAAGAATGTAATATTAGTCTTAGCGAAATTATGGCGATTGGAGATCAACATAACGACATAAGCATGATAGTCGAAGCAGGAATTGGTGTGGCTATGGATAATGCTGAGCAGAATGTAAAAAAATATGCGAATCTTGTAACTTCATCAAATGATGAGGATGGGGTTGCTAAAGCAATTATGAATTTATTTAAGTGA
- a CDS encoding RusA family crossover junction endodeoxyribonuclease — translation MLKFIIPGRPISKSNFKLSNKSGQAWLPHKGKYSKYAAYENYIAGIINQEYFGPPLEENLITILKLYFPNKRMGDIHNYPKSICDGIEKSGIILNDKQLKPFLILDYIDKDNPRVEIELYKSSEYNLIYQIQTK, via the coding sequence ATGCTAAAGTTCATAATACCTGGCAGACCCATAAGTAAATCTAACTTCAAATTATCTAATAAAAGCGGGCAAGCTTGGCTACCTCACAAGGGAAAATATTCAAAATATGCGGCCTACGAAAACTACATAGCGGGAATCATAAATCAAGAATATTTTGGTCCTCCTCTAGAAGAAAATCTAATTACTATATTAAAGTTGTATTTTCCAAATAAGCGCATGGGCGATATTCATAATTATCCCAAAAGTATTTGCGATGGGATTGAAAAAAGTGGAATAATTCTCAATGATAAACAACTGAAACCATTTTTGATTTTAGATTATATAGATAAGGATAATCCTAGAGTTGAAATCGAATTATATAAGAGCTCTGAATATAATCTTATTTATCAAATTCAAACAAAATAG
- a CDS encoding nucleoside kinase, whose amino-acid sequence MIVLITITTQSGEFKVEKNTTLEQILSMERMDFLYPVTLGLVNNNLRELSYELEEDSFVNWIDITDPDGRRTYMRSLTFLFIRALEELLPGAVTKIQHSLSNGFFCEVEYEEKLNVDDVQKIELRMREFVDSNEKIIRFRVPKEEAINIYKKQNREGKLNLLKYKNTSTVHLYRCGWLEDYFYGYMVPSTAMLHTFSLRLYNDGIVLLGPDIKEPHKVSRFIHQPKLFKIYKEAKRWAKIINLPNAASLNILVENNNHPEIIRLAEAYHEKKICDIADMIKKDSEKGKIILIAGPSSSGKTSFAQRLKLQLMVNGLSPVSLSVDDYFVNRDKTPLDEYGEKDYESIYAIDLKTFNEDIEKLILGYEVNLPSFNFKTGTREYFEEKKISIEENQPLIIEGIHALNPILTQSIPDGNKFKIYISALTQLNLDEHNKIPTTDLRLIRRIVRDYHHRSYSASSTLSMWQSVNRGERKNIFPYQENADIMFNSALIYELAVLKKHVVPLLEDIKEDDPVFREAKRLLKFLQYFVDITDESDIINTSLLREFIGGSKLVH is encoded by the coding sequence ATGATAGTCTTGATTACTATAACTACTCAGTCGGGTGAATTTAAAGTTGAAAAAAACACTACCTTAGAGCAAATTTTAAGCATGGAGAGAATGGATTTTTTATATCCAGTTACTTTGGGGCTAGTAAATAATAATCTTAGAGAGCTTAGCTATGAACTAGAAGAAGACTCATTTGTAAATTGGATTGATATTACAGACCCAGATGGAAGACGAACATATATGAGGAGTCTAACTTTTTTATTTATCAGGGCATTGGAAGAGCTACTCCCAGGAGCTGTGACGAAAATTCAGCATTCTCTTAGCAATGGATTTTTTTGCGAAGTTGAGTATGAAGAAAAGTTAAATGTAGATGATGTTCAAAAGATTGAGCTCAGAATGAGAGAATTCGTAGATTCAAATGAGAAAATAATTAGATTCAGAGTTCCAAAAGAAGAAGCAATTAATATATATAAAAAACAAAATCGCGAAGGAAAATTGAATTTATTAAAGTATAAAAACACGTCGACAGTTCATTTGTATAGATGTGGGTGGCTTGAAGATTATTTTTATGGCTACATGGTTCCATCGACAGCTATGCTTCACACATTTTCATTAAGATTATACAATGATGGAATAGTGTTACTAGGACCTGATATAAAAGAACCTCATAAAGTTAGTAGGTTTATACATCAGCCTAAATTATTTAAAATATATAAAGAAGCTAAACGTTGGGCCAAAATAATTAATCTACCAAATGCAGCATCACTAAACATTTTAGTAGAAAATAATAACCACCCAGAGATTATAAGACTTGCTGAAGCATATCATGAAAAGAAAATTTGCGATATTGCTGATATGATAAAAAAAGATTCAGAAAAAGGAAAGATAATTTTAATTGCAGGGCCATCTTCTTCAGGAAAAACAAGCTTTGCACAAAGACTCAAGCTTCAACTTATGGTAAATGGTTTATCTCCAGTGTCTTTATCTGTCGATGATTATTTTGTAAATAGGGATAAAACTCCACTAGACGAGTATGGAGAAAAGGATTATGAGTCTATTTATGCTATAGATTTAAAAACATTTAATGAAGATATTGAAAAGCTTATCCTAGGCTATGAAGTTAATTTGCCAAGCTTTAATTTTAAAACTGGCACTAGAGAATACTTTGAAGAAAAAAAGATTTCTATTGAGGAAAATCAGCCACTAATAATAGAAGGAATACATGCTCTTAACCCTATTCTCACACAATCAATACCTGATGGAAATAAATTTAAAATCTATATAAGTGCTCTAACTCAGCTAAACCTAGATGAACATAACAAAATTCCGACTACTGACTTAAGACTTATAAGAAGGATAGTTAGGGATTATCATCACAGATCATATTCTGCATCTTCCACTTTATCAATGTGGCAAAGTGTAAATAGAGGAGAGCGAAAAAATATTTTCCCTTATCAAGAAAATGCTGATATAATGTTTAACTCCGCTCTTATTTATGAGCTGGCTGTTTTAAAAAAGCATGTGGTGCCTCTTTTAGAGGATATAAAGGAAGACGACCCTGTTTTTAGAGAAGCAAAAAGGCTACTTAAATTTCTCCAGTATTTTGTTGATATTACTGACGAGTCAGATATCATCAACACATCACTTCTTAGAGAATTTATAGGTGGAAGTAAATTGGTGCATTAA
- the cobS gene encoding adenosylcobinamide-GDP ribazoletransferase: MERFITLLSFLTRIPVKTSGKLDEEFHKSAKYFSLVGIVLGIFYLIFGLATSKIFGAHIGALVFISTNIILTGGLHLDGLGDTFDGLYSYRDKDRILEIMKDSRLGTNALLAILILILFKIALADKFISQGYYYGLFFMPIMGKMASVLACYKGKTAKKNGMGNAFIGKVSAIDFYIALGIGILAMVLPSIIIKDYSIAIINVTVVIIVIILTLGYMNHVYKIIDGLTGDILGAICELSEVVYLFMYYLGVTLWQLFI, encoded by the coding sequence TTGGAGAGATTTATAACACTACTTTCGTTTCTAACTAGAATTCCAGTTAAGACCTCTGGAAAGCTTGATGAAGAATTTCATAAATCAGCAAAATATTTCTCGTTAGTTGGAATTGTTTTAGGAATTTTCTATTTAATATTCGGTTTAGCTACCTCAAAAATATTTGGTGCGCACATCGGGGCCCTTGTATTTATTTCTACAAATATTATTTTAACTGGAGGATTACATTTAGATGGGCTAGGAGATACCTTTGACGGGCTTTACAGCTATAGAGACAAGGATAGAATCCTAGAAATTATGAAAGACTCTAGATTGGGGACAAATGCACTTTTAGCAATTCTGATTCTCATACTTTTTAAAATAGCCCTGGCAGATAAATTTATATCACAGGGTTATTACTATGGCTTATTTTTTATGCCTATAATGGGAAAAATGGCTTCAGTTCTTGCTTGCTATAAAGGCAAAACAGCAAAAAAAAATGGAATGGGAAATGCATTTATAGGTAAGGTTTCGGCTATAGATTTTTATATAGCACTTGGAATTGGTATTCTTGCTATGGTTTTGCCTTCTATAATAATTAAAGATTATAGTATTGCAATTATAAATGTTACTGTAGTTATAATTGTGATTATACTTACATTAGGCTATATGAATCATGTGTATAAAATAATAGATGGATTGACTGGAGATATTCTTGGAGCTATTTGCGAATTATCAGAAGTAGTTTATTTATTTATGTATTATTTGGGGGTAACCTTATGGCAGTTATTTATTTAA